One genomic window of Candidatus Kuenenia stuttgartiensis includes the following:
- a CDS encoding B12-binding domain-containing radical SAM protein — protein MKITFLVPPPIDGNIPERVAGCAYLLYYVPNIFLLSAAAVLEKAGCEVRYIETTIKKWDRRQFRTFLREDLSDIYSFYSVNLSQKTDMQALHDIREIRGDIPVVFFGPAPSDRPLEFVADDDTYAVRGEPEYTMLELVNALEDKSAINGIKSVSFRSNNGIINNDTREPIENLDELPFPARHLLEEKDVYYNPKLGMRPFTAVCTSRGCSYRCIYCVPSSLSFSRELEYKHYFDKKPPVRKRSSENIIGEFALLKSQGYKAVNMQDDQFVWGEERTIKICEGIKDLDIVWGCSARSDHLTEPIVRAMAAANCKFIDLGVESFNQEILDYVKKDIDVKKNEEAIRLVKKYGISAKINIMFGASPLETMETIRKNTEEVKRLKVDQVMYNIANPFPGTDFYKTAKENNLFVYGDYKPVNVAKEANIAYPHLSKTDLERAVRSANFAFFLSPRFVLKNIRRIGSLDALKAMFRKLF, from the coding sequence ATGAAAATTACTTTTCTAGTACCACCACCCATTGATGGAAATATCCCGGAGCGGGTTGCCGGGTGTGCATACCTGCTCTATTATGTCCCGAATATCTTCCTCCTCAGCGCAGCGGCTGTTCTGGAAAAGGCAGGTTGCGAAGTTCGATATATTGAAACTACCATTAAAAAATGGGACCGAAGACAATTCCGGACGTTCCTCAGGGAAGATTTGAGTGATATTTACAGCTTCTACTCAGTCAATCTCTCACAAAAGACCGATATGCAGGCATTGCATGACATCCGTGAGATAAGGGGAGATATACCGGTTGTATTTTTTGGCCCTGCACCATCAGACAGACCGCTGGAATTTGTTGCAGACGACGATACCTATGCCGTCAGGGGTGAACCGGAATACACGATGCTTGAACTGGTAAATGCATTAGAGGATAAATCAGCCATTAACGGTATCAAAAGCGTGTCTTTCAGAAGCAATAATGGAATTATCAATAATGATACCAGAGAGCCAATAGAAAATCTGGACGAACTTCCCTTTCCCGCAAGACATCTTTTGGAAGAGAAGGACGTCTATTATAATCCCAAACTGGGGATGCGGCCGTTTACTGCCGTTTGTACTTCACGGGGTTGTTCCTACCGCTGCATTTACTGTGTTCCTTCTTCACTGAGCTTCTCAAGAGAACTTGAATACAAGCATTACTTTGACAAAAAACCGCCCGTAAGGAAGCGGTCGTCTGAGAATATCATTGGGGAATTTGCCTTATTGAAATCGCAGGGGTATAAGGCAGTGAATATGCAAGATGACCAATTCGTGTGGGGAGAAGAAAGGACTATTAAAATTTGCGAGGGCATTAAAGATTTAGACATAGTATGGGGGTGTTCCGCAAGGTCGGATCATCTGACGGAACCCATAGTAAGGGCAATGGCTGCGGCAAATTGTAAATTTATTGATCTTGGCGTGGAATCATTTAACCAGGAAATACTGGATTATGTGAAAAAGGATATTGACGTTAAAAAGAATGAAGAGGCGATACGACTGGTAAAAAAATATGGCATATCTGCAAAAATAAATATTATGTTCGGGGCTTCTCCATTAGAAACAATGGAAACCATAAGAAAAAATACAGAAGAAGTGAAACGGTTAAAGGTAGATCAGGTAATGTATAATATCGCAAATCCATTTCCCGGGACTGATTTTTATAAAACGGCGAAAGAAAACAATTTATTTGTTTATGGTGACTATAAACCGGTGAATGTGGCAAAGGAAGCCAACATAGCCTATCCCCATCTGAGCAAGACAGACCTTGAAAGAGCGGTGCGCAGTGCCAATTTTGCATTTTTCCTTTCCCCCCGTTTTGTTCTTAAAAATATCAGAAGAATCGGTTCGCTTGATGCTTTGAAAGCGATGTTTCGAAAGCTTTTCTAA
- a CDS encoding formate--tetrahydrofolate ligase gives MSLDPTKFADWQIAEEAEKGMKTVYELADKLGLAKEELLPHGHYVAKVDYKKILKRYEGKPDGKFVDVTAITPTPLGEGKSTTTIGLVQGLGKRGKNVIGTIRQPSGGPTMNIKGSAAGGGLSQCIPLTPFSLGLTGDINAIMNAHNLAMVALTSRMQHEFNYDDATLAKKNLRRLNIDPHRVEMKWIIDFCAQSLRQIVIGLGGKMDGFMMESGFAIAVSSEIMAILSVAKDLKDMRERMGKIVVAYDKSGKPVTTADLEVDGAMTAWMVEALNPNLMQTIEGQPVFVHAGPFANIAIGQSSIVADRIALKLGDYVVTESGFGADIGFEKFWNLKCRFSGSKPNAAVLVATVRALKCHGGAPVPVPGHPLDPCYKEENVGWVEKGTENLTHLINVVKKAGINPVVCINAFYTDTEPEINAVRRLAERAGARVALSKHWLKGGDGAVELADAVIDACNEPNDFKFLYELSTPLRTRIELIAEQVYGADGVDYSPDALAKVKAMEADPETSKLGTCMVKTHLSLTDNPNIKGAPKNWRLSIRDILTFKGAGFVVPIAGNIKLMPGTCSDPAYRRVDVDVETGKVKGLF, from the coding sequence ATGTCATTAGATCCTACCAAATTTGCGGATTGGCAGATAGCGGAAGAAGCAGAAAAGGGGATGAAGACTGTATATGAGTTAGCGGATAAATTAGGTCTTGCGAAAGAAGAGCTGCTTCCTCATGGGCACTATGTAGCCAAGGTTGATTACAAGAAAATATTGAAGCGATATGAAGGCAAACCTGACGGCAAATTTGTCGATGTAACCGCCATAACTCCTACGCCACTTGGTGAAGGCAAATCAACAACCACGATAGGGTTGGTGCAGGGACTAGGGAAAAGAGGCAAGAACGTTATAGGTACAATACGGCAGCCGTCCGGCGGCCCTACGATGAACATAAAAGGGTCGGCAGCCGGAGGAGGTCTTTCGCAGTGCATCCCCCTCACGCCATTTTCTTTGGGGCTTACCGGTGATATTAACGCGATAATGAATGCGCATAATTTGGCGATGGTGGCGCTTACCTCAAGAATGCAGCACGAATTTAATTATGACGATGCGACACTTGCCAAAAAAAACCTGAGGCGGTTGAATATTGACCCCCACAGGGTTGAAATGAAATGGATCATAGACTTTTGCGCCCAGTCGCTTCGCCAGATTGTGATTGGATTGGGGGGCAAGATGGACGGGTTCATGATGGAGTCCGGATTTGCCATAGCAGTTTCTTCAGAAATCATGGCAATTCTCTCTGTTGCCAAAGACCTGAAAGACATGCGTGAACGCATGGGAAAGATCGTAGTGGCGTATGACAAATCAGGAAAGCCTGTAACAACGGCTGATCTGGAAGTAGACGGCGCAATGACGGCATGGATGGTGGAGGCTCTCAATCCGAACCTGATGCAAACTATTGAAGGTCAGCCGGTCTTTGTGCATGCTGGTCCTTTTGCCAATATTGCTATCGGGCAGTCTTCAATTGTGGCGGATAGGATTGCTTTGAAACTAGGGGATTACGTGGTTACCGAATCAGGATTTGGCGCGGACATCGGATTTGAGAAATTCTGGAATCTGAAGTGCCGTTTTTCTGGCAGCAAACCGAATGCTGCTGTATTGGTTGCTACTGTGAGGGCGCTCAAGTGTCATGGGGGTGCGCCTGTGCCGGTGCCGGGACATCCGCTTGATCCGTGCTATAAGGAGGAGAATGTCGGGTGGGTGGAAAAAGGGACGGAAAACCTGACCCATCTTATTAATGTTGTGAAAAAGGCGGGGATTAATCCGGTAGTGTGTATTAATGCATTTTATACGGACACAGAGCCGGAGATTAATGCTGTAAGGAGGCTTGCGGAGCGGGCAGGGGCACGCGTTGCGTTGTCAAAGCATTGGCTAAAGGGGGGAGATGGTGCGGTGGAACTTGCTGATGCAGTAATTGATGCCTGCAATGAGCCAAATGACTTTAAATTTCTGTATGAACTCAGCACGCCGCTAAGAACGCGTATAGAGTTAATTGCGGAGCAGGTGTATGGTGCGGACGGCGTGGATTACAGTCCGGACGCTTTAGCAAAAGTAAAGGCCATGGAAGCTGATCCTGAAACTTCAAAGCTTGGAACATGCATGGTGAAGACGCATCTTTCACTCACGGATAATCCCAATATAAAGGGAGCGCCAAAGAACTGGAGGCTGAGTATCCGGGATATTCTGACATTTAAGGGTGCGGGGTTTGTGGTGCCCATTGCGGGGAATATTAAACTGATGCCGGGAACATGTTCCGATCCGGCGTATCGCCGCGTTGATGTTGATGTGGAAACCGGAAAAGTAAAAGGGCTTTTCTGA
- a CDS encoding carbohydrate porin yields MIHKKFSFMLPLLAAGIFLASQTTFAQDFDREALKAELKEEILAEVNETVWDSPLLGGLKNVSLSGFLDVNYFYSFKKHSNSPQQDELASGLNFIGENENNSLTFESFTLFLDKEATEEHPIGWQLHTYFGEKAKRITFLGEATPRGTNDPDRDDIFTVATANISWIAPIGKGLTITAGKMYTWIGLELVENIGNPNYQHGTLYNNAIPFTHTGIKAGYDLTDNVYAALYLVNGWDSFIDNNSAKSLGWYISYTSPSEKTFVSLAGIHGAEGWDQEKGPIASDAQRSSSTGGLTQMFDLVASYQLTNKLKLMFNGDWGVAEDAAMDISSGMATGTTGHWWGVAGYSLYDFTDWFQGVVRYEYLDDTDGVRWFDTSVWDVTVTANIKVRENLLFRPEFRYINFAGDDSADEEVIVGAGVEYLF; encoded by the coding sequence ATGATACATAAAAAGTTTTCTTTTATGCTTCCACTGCTTGCTGCAGGAATTTTTTTAGCAAGTCAAACTACTTTTGCACAGGATTTTGACAGAGAAGCATTAAAGGCAGAGTTAAAAGAGGAAATATTAGCAGAGGTAAACGAAACCGTGTGGGATTCACCCTTATTAGGTGGCCTAAAAAACGTTTCTTTGAGCGGATTTTTGGATGTGAATTATTTTTACAGTTTCAAGAAACATAGCAATTCTCCTCAACAGGATGAACTTGCGAGTGGCTTGAACTTTATTGGTGAAAACGAAAATAATTCATTAACCTTCGAGAGCTTTACCCTTTTCTTAGATAAGGAAGCCACTGAAGAACACCCTATAGGCTGGCAGTTACATACCTATTTTGGTGAAAAGGCGAAAAGAATTACTTTCTTGGGAGAAGCAACTCCCCGGGGTACGAATGATCCCGACAGAGACGATATTTTTACCGTAGCCACAGCAAATATTTCATGGATTGCGCCAATAGGTAAAGGATTAACCATTACCGCAGGTAAGATGTATACATGGATTGGATTAGAGCTGGTTGAAAACATAGGGAACCCTAATTATCAGCACGGCACGCTTTATAACAATGCAATCCCTTTTACCCACACCGGAATTAAGGCAGGATATGATTTAACGGACAATGTTTATGCCGCACTTTATTTGGTGAACGGATGGGACTCTTTCATCGATAACAACTCCGCAAAGTCTCTCGGATGGTACATTTCTTATACTTCACCATCAGAAAAGACCTTTGTTTCCTTAGCAGGTATTCACGGCGCTGAAGGTTGGGATCAGGAAAAGGGGCCGATTGCGAGCGATGCTCAACGAAGCAGTTCTACCGGTGGTTTAACTCAAATGTTTGACCTGGTAGCATCATACCAGTTAACAAACAAGTTGAAGTTAATGTTCAATGGAGATTGGGGTGTTGCAGAAGATGCCGCAATGGATATTTCCAGCGGTATGGCCACTGGTACTACCGGCCATTGGTGGGGCGTTGCCGGATATAGTTTATATGATTTTACCGACTGGTTCCAGGGTGTTGTTCGATACGAATACCTCGACGATACCGATGGTGTAAGATGGTTTGATACTTCAGTATGGGACGTAACCGTCACTGCAAACATAAAGGTGAGAGAAAATCTCTTATTCAGGCCTGAATTCAGGTATATTAATTTTGCCGGTGATGACAGCGCTGACGAAGAGGTAATTGTAGGGGCAGGCGTAGAATACTTATTCTAG
- the purM gene encoding phosphoribosylformylglycinamidine cyclo-ligase produces MKEKTKKSVSYKDAGVDIDTKGCFTSNIYSKMQTTFDGRVIENPGGFGGLFALNSRLKKYRQPVLVSSSDGVGTKLKIAFMMNKHDTIGIDLVAMCVNDVVVLGAEPLFFLDYLASSKIIPEVLHEVIDGIVEGCRQAGCSLIGGETPEMPGFYQKGEYDIAGFVVGVVEKDEIINGKNITPGDVVLGLGSNGIHSNGYSLVRKIFFEEAGMKPSRSLRKYGLKTTLGEEILKPTRIYVKAILKILNKYKNKTVIKGMAHITGGGLLENIPRILPEGCSVKIDKTRWDIPAIFKIMQDIGNINEREMFRVFNMGIGMALIVSALDVKKIMNDLNAAGESVSVIGEVTEGERSVQVI; encoded by the coding sequence ATGAAAGAAAAAACAAAAAAGAGTGTTTCATATAAAGATGCCGGTGTTGATATTGATACGAAAGGTTGTTTTACGTCGAATATCTATTCGAAAATGCAAACAACATTTGACGGCAGGGTAATTGAGAACCCAGGGGGATTTGGCGGGTTGTTTGCATTAAATTCAAGGCTGAAAAAATATCGACAGCCCGTTCTTGTTTCTTCCTCCGATGGCGTGGGCACAAAATTAAAAATAGCCTTTATGATGAATAAGCATGACACCATTGGCATTGATTTAGTGGCCATGTGTGTGAACGATGTTGTAGTGTTGGGTGCCGAGCCTTTGTTTTTTCTGGATTACCTTGCAAGCAGCAAAATCATACCTGAAGTTCTTCATGAAGTTATAGATGGTATCGTTGAAGGGTGCCGCCAGGCCGGTTGTTCACTCATTGGAGGTGAAACACCTGAAATGCCGGGATTTTACCAAAAAGGAGAATATGACATCGCTGGTTTTGTTGTGGGGGTGGTAGAAAAAGACGAGATTATTAATGGTAAAAACATTACACCGGGAGACGTTGTATTGGGGTTAGGTTCCAACGGCATTCACAGCAACGGGTATTCACTTGTTCGAAAGATTTTTTTTGAGGAAGCGGGAATGAAGCCTTCCCGGAGTTTACGGAAATATGGGTTGAAAACAACCCTGGGAGAGGAGATTCTTAAGCCTACCAGGATTTACGTAAAAGCAATTCTCAAAATATTAAATAAATATAAAAATAAAACTGTTATTAAGGGGATGGCGCATATCACCGGCGGCGGTTTGCTGGAAAATATACCGAGAATCCTGCCGGAAGGGTGCTCGGTGAAAATAGACAAAACCAGGTGGGACATTCCGGCAATATTTAAAATAATGCAGGATATCGGCAATATTAATGAGCGGGAAATGTTTCGTGTTTTTAATATGGGGATAGGTATGGCGCTGATTGTTTCTGCGTTGGATGTGAAAAAAATAATGAATGACCTAAACGCTGCCGGTGAATCAGTATCGGTTATTGGCGAGGTAACTGAGGGGGAAAGAAGCGTACAGGTTATTTAA
- a CDS encoding glycosyltransferase: MKFSILIPAYNEEKSISTCLDSLLSVTYPDKEIIVIDDASSDHTVKEVETFASRGVILVKREKNGGRAAALNSGLSRATGEIVVTTDADTGVSPHWLTLFERHFADEEVIAVGGAYKAQNKGNPLANATSVLDQILNGTFRKTFIPNKVSGVNSAIRRDTLLDLGGFNESAWWSEDSELGWKLDKTGKVIYDPENVVYTQYPDTWEGIWRRKFYWGYAMGLKFRQHMPFRLKLWIRPTVFMALFVSLVVFLATIPCGMRVYFVPGLFFGTLLSALTLVYVPIGAIVMIRTGDTGLAKTLPLLAILPIFREFAYVYGMFLGYCKGKPSALKPSWKRKQGKKKL; encoded by the coding sequence ATGAAATTTTCAATCCTTATACCCGCTTATAACGAAGAAAAATCCATTTCCACCTGCCTTGATTCTCTTCTTTCCGTGACTTATCCCGACAAAGAAATTATTGTTATTGACGACGCCTCTTCGGACCATACCGTAAAAGAAGTCGAAACGTTTGCAAGCAGGGGCGTTATATTGGTAAAAAGAGAAAAAAACGGCGGGAGGGCTGCCGCCTTGAACTCGGGATTATCCCGGGCTACCGGAGAGATTGTCGTCACAACCGATGCGGATACCGGCGTTTCTCCCCATTGGTTAACCCTGTTTGAACGTCATTTTGCAGATGAAGAGGTTATTGCGGTTGGGGGCGCTTATAAAGCGCAAAACAAGGGTAATCCGCTGGCAAATGCAACAAGTGTATTAGATCAGATTTTGAACGGCACATTCAGAAAAACGTTTATTCCGAACAAAGTATCCGGAGTAAACTCTGCGATACGCAGGGATACATTGCTGGATTTGGGAGGGTTTAATGAAAGCGCATGGTGGAGCGAAGATTCCGAATTAGGATGGAAACTGGATAAAACCGGCAAGGTCATTTATGATCCGGAGAATGTTGTATATACACAATATCCTGATACATGGGAAGGCATATGGAGGAGGAAGTTTTACTGGGGATATGCGATGGGATTGAAATTCCGTCAGCATATGCCTTTCAGACTGAAATTATGGATACGTCCCACCGTATTTATGGCACTTTTTGTGAGCCTGGTTGTGTTTTTGGCAACGATACCCTGCGGAATGAGGGTATACTTTGTACCCGGATTATTTTTTGGAACATTATTGAGTGCATTAACATTAGTATATGTCCCGATAGGCGCAATCGTTATGATAAGAACGGGGGATACCGGTTTGGCAAAAACATTGCCGCTACTGGCAATCCTGCCTATTTTTCGGGAATTTGCGTATGTGTACGGCATGTTTCTTGGTTATTGTAAAGGTAAGCCATCCGCCTTGAAACCTTCATGGAAGAGGAAACAGGGAAAGAAAAAATTATGA